tgtttcctgcctctagcgtgtccaaacccttaacaatcttatatcccctcttatccttctaaactccagagtgcacgagcccagccgctccattctctcagcatatgacagtcctgccatcccgggaattaacctacgctgcactccctcaatagcaagaatgtccttcctcaaattaggggaccaaaactgcacacaatagtccaggtgttgtctcacaagggccctgtacaactgcagaaggacctctttgctcctatactcctcttgttataaagaccaacgtgccattcgctttcttcactgcctgctgtacctgcatgcttacattcatagactgaagaacaaggacccccagatcccgttgtacttccccttttcccaacttgacgccatttagatagtaatctgccttcctgtttttgataccaaagtggataacctcacatttatccacattaaacttcatctgccatgcatctgcccactcccccaacctgtccaagtcaccctgcattctcatagcatcctcctcacagttcacacagccacccagctttgtgtcatctgcaaatttgctactgttactttgaatcccttcatccatatcattgatgcatattgtaaataactgcagtcccagcaccgagccttgcagtaccccactagtcactgcctgccattctgaaagggacctgttaatccctactctttgtttcctgtctgccaaccaattttctgtccatgtcagcaatctatccccaataccatgtgccctaattttgcccactaatctcctacatgggaccttatcaaatgctttctgaaagtccaggtacattacatctactggctctcccatgtccattttcccagttacatcctcaaagaattccagaattcCGTCAGCCGCTctcgacgtcacaatgggatcccaaatttcatttcatttatattttaaaaaatcacgATTTATTTAATTCTTAAAATAAActctgttttaatcaaattcctccgttttcattaacagctaacattgtgtttgggttattttaaagaaaaaacgcgATTATCATtgagaaattcatttttttttaaaaagattgtGATTTTCATTTTGGGGGGCGTGGGACAGAGGGCAAATTtatggaggggaaagtgggggagatgaggtgggagagtgggggatagagcgagaggaggggggagtgggggaggcagggattgggggatagagggggaggagggcagtgggggaggtgaggagggagagtggggcgtGGGATAGGAGGAAGTGAGGAGTGGAGGAGCAAGGGataaagggagagaggggtagggaggggagagaggttatggagggagtgagggagtgactgagggtacccGCATGCGCGAATTTTAAAATAACTGAAAGTCTCCCCACATGTGCGCTGTGGGACCAGTATCCGCGCAGATTTGAAAGGAGTGTGGGGAGATAGagaataatggaggaggggaagaggggacatAGAGGGTGAGTGAGTTGTGTTCAGATTGATCTTATAATTTacaggttattgccattttgcactttaaaaacgtcgcagtcgcgctcccacttgttggccgcgcctgcgcagatgtgggagggttgccgtgactcgcgtcacaacaaggatctctggcgtcacaacaggaacctgtcagccgcacctgcgcagttgggggctatgggtcagtggtgtaaTATTGCCTTGGTGGAcgtgcccaacgggtccgcacctggtctagtacCATATAAATATATTGCAGTTAAATAACTACATCAAATTAATCATTTTAAACTTCTGGATAGATTTCTATTATCTCAGCAGTCAGAGATGAACTTCTCTTTATTTTCCATTTCAGTCCagtttttcttcctttttttcaCCCTACGAGATCATTACATGGATGTGAAAAGCTGGCTAAAAAGTATCAAACAATGGTCCTACTATATACATTTATCTCACATCTGACTAGAGGTATTAAGATTACATGGAAAGATATGGAATGTAGGGTACAAAAATAGGGTCAAAAGACAGGTCACCATCAATCAAAAACTCAAGTGTACAAGTTACATAAATACTggggctacaagaacaggctagaAGCTACACACTTTGTAATGAGCCATTCACCTGTGACATCTCAAAGTCTTTTCAAGATCTACAAGACACAAATCAGGACTATAATGAGATGCTTTCCACCAGCATGGATGACAGCAGCTCTAAACCTCAAGCACAGTCATCCAGGCAAAGCTCACCATCAAttttcaagggatattggggacGTTATGCTCACATCTCATcaaatatatattaaaatgatCTATACAGGGTGCCAATGCTCCACACAAGCTTCCTCAGCTAATCCTATAAATATAACTGTCTATTTCTTTCTTCTAAATATATCTGTACAACTTCCTCTCAGATGCATTCAGGTTGTCTCCTTTAATCACACCCCATAACAGCAATAATCATTCTCATGTTATCTGCACTACAGCAATAGAAGTGGCCTAAAATACACAGCAAATGCATATGAGAAAAGAAAAATACCTAGTGACCTAATTAACATGTTGCTGTGGTCAGAAATGAATTCTGCAATTTGTCCAGCTTGTGCATGACATCCTCCAGTGTTAACACTTTTAATGTTCTGCTGAGATCAGTTGGCAGTATTCAGCAGCTAAATGAAGCTACATTTGGCATTAACCACAAAAAAATGCAAGGAGGATGTGGCACTAAACACTCTGCAGAATATATTCACTGGTAGTTGCTTATGTGTTTCCCTTCCAGTTGCTTTGCTGCAAATAGTGTTATTACACGTAGCATTTAAGGGATTTTTTCAGGAATTGTTAGCAGAGAGTTATCAGCATGAAACCATGAAGATCCTTTTACTATGAAACTCAAGGAACCTAAAAATTATATTTCCTATCAAATAGTTTAAAGTTATGCGTTAATTGTATACATATTGCACAAGTAAACAAAAGCCCTAAAGATACACTTGGTTTGATCCATGAACAAAATCCTGACAGAGATTCACAAGAAGTGTAGTATTACAAAGTTGTAGAATTGCAAACACAGCTATCAAAAACTTGAAGTAAATTCAAGACATTTGTACAATTATGAGGGCGTCCATTTGCATCTCTATTTGAGGACAATTGTGTATGGATATGCATATAATAGTGTGCATCCATGCTGAATGGCACCTACTTGTATGCACATTATTGTGTGAATCCTTTCCCACTGAATATCCCGAATATTCTGTTTTTTGTCTTGGTCACTATAAGCCATCATGTCTCCTTATTGGCAATTAGAACAATCTCATTTAATTATATTTGTTGCCATCAGCTCATCTATTGTTTTTAATTTGGCAAAAGTTGATTCTGAAGACTCCTGGCCCTTCAGACTCAAGTGTGCCTCTCCTCATGGTGACTgtagcaagtcaagtcaactttatttgttacatacacatacaagatgtgcagtgaaatgaaaagtggcaatgcctgtggattgtgcaaaaacaacagaacagaaagcagtatttacattttagaaaacaaTTATAAAAaatacacaacacaacagtaaattagtccctgatgaggtaagagtttacagtcctgatagcatgggaagaaactccgtctcacccTCTGTTTTCACTGCGTGACAgcagaggcgcttgcctgaccgtagcagctggaacagtctgttgctgggatgGTGGAGGTCCCTCATTATGTTgccggctctggatctgcacctcctggtgtataggtcctgtataggtgagtgtagttcccatagtgctttctacagccccagaatagaagcactgaaggatcctcagagagactctgaatttcctcagctgcccaaggtggtaaaggcgctgccttgccttactcaccagtgcggcagtatgtgttgtccatgtcggatcctctgtgatgtggactcccaggtatttaaagctgctcaccctatccacagtagtcccatttatctccagtggtgtGTAAGTCCTCGGATGtcgagcccttctaaagtccacaatcaactccatagtttttgtgacattcaagagaagACTGTTGACCTGACACCAGagcgccagatcagccaccttctcctggtaggccttctcatcgttatcagaGATCAGGACCACCACCacaatgtcatcagcaaacttgatgatggagttggagctgaacctggccacacagtcatgtgtgtacagggagtacagtagggggctaaggacgtaaccctggggggatcctgtgNNNNNNNNNNNNNNNNNNNNNNNNNNNNNNNNNNNNNNNNNNNNNNNNNNNNNNNNNNNNNNNNNNNNNNNNNNNNNNNNNNNNNNNNNNNNNNNNNNNNNNNNNNNNNNNNNNNNNNNNNNNNNNNNNNNNNNNNNNNNNNNNNNNNNNNNNNNNNNNNNNNNNNNNNNNNNNNNNNNNNNNNNNNNNNNNNNNNNNNNagcactgaaggatcctcagagagactctgaatttcctcagctgcccaaggtggtaaaggcgctgccttgccttactcaccagtgcggcagtatgtgttgtccatgtcggatcctctgtgatgtggactcccaggtatttaaagctgctcaccctatccacagtagtcccatttatctccagtggtgtGTAAGTCCTCGGATGtcgagcccttctaaagtccacaatcaactccatagtttttgtgacattcaagagaagACTGTTGACCTGACACCAGagcgccagatcagccaccttctcctggtaggccttctcatcgttatcagaGATCAGGACCACCACCacaatgtcatcagcaaacttgatgatggagttggagctgaacctggccacacagtcatgtgtgtacagggagtacagtagggggctaaggacgtaaccctggggggatcctgtgttcagggtgagggggttcgaagtatgtctccccatcttgaccacctgcagCCGGgctgtgagaaagtccaggacccaggcacacaggggagtgttcagccccagttccagcagcttcacagcaagtctggtggggactatggtattgaaagctgaactgaaattaatgaacagcatcctcacatagcatcccttctggctgtcaaggtgagagagcgatgtgcagaacctgggaaacCGCATCATCGGACGGTATGAGAATTGCAGCGggtccatggtgcgagggaggaaggcgcagatgtggttcttgatcagcctctcaaagtatttcatgactaccgaggtgagggccaccggagagctggagaggcattctttagcactggtacaatggtggatcttttgaagcaggcagagacCATGGACTTGGCCTGGGAGAGGTTGAATCTTGTGGTGAGCACTGGAGCAAGCTGAGTAGCACAAGACTttagtactcgcccagatataccatctgggcctacagctttcctcgtgttcacacgcgtcagagccctcctcacgaatgtgtgcacatccccagcggtggacctccctccagcctcgctagccagcACACTGGCGGTGTTGTTGTTAGCCGGCGAGCTAGGGGTGATGATGCCCGTCTCGAATTGTGCGTaaaaagagttcaggtcatcagctagggaggtaccGGCACTCCcagttgaggggaggggggggggggtgggctgttctggtagttagttatagtccgtagctcctgccaaaggcgtctggtgtcccgctgctccatctgcgactccatcctgttcctgtacctcctttttgcgtccttcaccgcccttcgcagaggTTAGATCAGCCTTTCTGAGGGTAAACCCACGAGAAACAATGGGCCCAAATGCAGTTCCTGGCCGTGTCCGTAGTAGCTGCACGGACCATCTAGCGTGAGTATTcgtggacatctttaatctctccctactccgttCTGAGGTAGCCACCTGCTTCAAGACCACAATCATCCTAGTGCCGAAGGAAAGCAAGACCTCATTTATTAAACAACTACAATACAATTGCCTTGACATttaccatcatgaaatgttttgacaGGCTAGTTgtggaacgcattaaatccagtctacccagcaGACTtggcccactgcagttcgcctattgccacaacaggtccacggataAGAGAGAAACCTACGTTAGATTCCTATTTATAGacgacagctctgcctttaataccattataccttccaagcttatcaccaaactcGCTGGACTTGGTGTCATCAGCAGTattctttgcaactggatcctcgacatcCTGACCaatagaccccaatcagtgagggtaataataataataataaattgaatttatatagcacttttcagggactcaaagtcgctttacaagtcaaggcaaaaaacaaaacaaaccaaaaaatgagcaacaattcaagcacagatgaaaagggagggggacgtggggctaagtaaggataggcagaggtgaagagatgggtcttgaggcgggactggaagatggtgagggactcagaattgcggatcagttgggggagggagttccagagcctgggagctgccctggagaaggctctgtccccaaaactgcggaggttggatttgtggatggagaggagaccggctgatgtggatctgagggaccgtgagggttggtagggggagaggaggtcagtgagatatgggggggccagatggtggagggctttgtaggtgaggaccaggattttgtaagtgatccggtgggagatgggaagccagtgaagttgtttgaggactggagtgatgtggtgccaggatttggtgtggatgatgagtcgggcggctgcgttctggaccagttggagtcggttgatgtagctggagctgatgccaaggagaagtgagttgcagtagtccattcgggaggagatgaaggcatggatgagtctttcagcagcggggggtgtgagagagggtctgattttggcgatgttgcggaggtgaaagaaggaggttttaatgacatggcggatgtgaggctcaagggagagggtggaatcaaagatcacgccaaggttgcgggcctggggagatggggagacaatggtgccgtcgatggtgagagtgggattattgattttgctgagtgtggatttggagtctatgaggaggaattctgttttatcgctgttgagtttgaggaagttatgttgcatccaggtttttatagctgacaaacaggagttgatatgggagaggggggtgttgtggggggatttggtgctgaggtagatctgggtgtcatcggcgtaacagtggaagtccaggttgaagtggcggagtatctgaccaagggagaggatgtagatgatgaagaggagggggccgagtacggagccttggggaacgccttgagtgactgtggctgtagcagaggtgtggttatggagagagatgaagtgggatctgttggaaaggtaggaatggagccagctgagtgcagtacCTTCGataccgaggtctttgagtctggtgagcagaatGTTATGGCTCAcggtatcgaaggctgcactcaggtcgaggaggatgaggatgttgagggaaccggtgtcagcagaggtgaggaggtcattgaggactttgaggagagcggtTTCTGTGCTGTGGAGGGGGCGAaaaccagattggaggggttcgaataggttatTGGCATGGAGATGGGATTGAAGTTGTGAGgtgacgatacgctccagggttttagaaagaaaggggaggtttgagattgggcggtagttgttgagagaggagggatccagaccaggtttctttaaaattggggtgacagcagcagttttgaaggcGGAGGGGACAGTTCCTTGGGACAGTGAGGAGTTGAAGaggttagtgaggtaggggcagaggacggggaggcaggacttcagcaggggagtggggaaggggtcaagggagcaggtagtgggtttggaagagctgatgaattTGGAGATTTCAGGAGGGGTGActgggtcaaactgggagaggaggcagtgtggaggaggggtcggGAGGTCagtagagatggggagaggaggggccttggcaggtgctggagtagatgctgggggggtcagatacaggggataaagattgataaatGATGttaattttatcagcgaaaaagtggagaaattagttgcagagatccggagtagaggtagggagagtgttggtccgaggcttgaggaggttgcccactgtggagaagagggttctaggGTTTTGGCAGGGGTCGGTGAAGATGGTGGAGAGGTAGGCAGACTTGGCAGCAATGAGGGCGTCTTTGTAGGCAGCGAGGTGGAGTTTGTAggcttcatggtggactgtgagagatgatttctttgtgagtcgttcaagttggCGGCCAGTCTGTTTCaacttacgaagtgcaggtgtgtaccagggtgaagaggtGTTAAAAGTTACGAtttttgttttgaggggggccagagtgttgaggtagacaaggtggagttgagatggtttgtgagatcatcaggtaggGTAGGGGACAtatcatcctctatgataatcctcaacacggggggctctgcaaggatgcgttctcaggccCCTCCTTTACTCCGTGTACACTCACGACAGTGTAGCCATGTAcatatctaattcaattttcaagttcgcagacaacaccaccattgtgggccggatatcaaataatgatgatatGGAGTAtagaaaggagattgagaatctCGTGTCCTCGTGTCGAgaaaacctctctctctctcaatatcagcaagacaaaggaaatagtgatcgacttcaggaaacaaAGCTGTACACATACCCCAATTTCGCATTCACGGTGCCGAAGTAgcaatggttgaaaacttcaaattcctaggagtcaatatcaccaacaacttctccaggaccacccatattgaagcaacaaccaagaaggcacaccaagcctctatttccttagaaggcttaggaagttcggcatgtcccctacaacattcaccaacttctccagatgcaccatagaaagcattttatcaggatgcatcacagcttggttagggaacagctccatccaagaccacaagaaatttaagagctagatagggctcttgaagatagcagagtcaggggatatggggagaaggcaggacagggtactgattgtggatgatcagccatgatcacactgaatggcagtgctggcttgaagggccagaatgacctactcctgcacctattgttattaacaattttttaaagaaataattTAAATCTTTATATTGAAGTGGCACTATAGACTTGAAAGAGTCTCATCGAGAAATAGAACTATAGACCTGAAAGGATTAATTAATCTTCAATAACGCTTTAAATTGTGATTTTAACATATGAAAATAATCCAGGACACGTTACCAAAAGCTAATCATGAAATAAGCCAATAGTTGCTAGAAAACTAATAACTAGGAAACACAGGGAAGATAGTAATTTATCTTCATCAATTTTGCTAGGGTGTGTCCCCTGTTGTTGCCCCTATGTTTTCTTCAGAATTCATCTAATACGTAGCACATCGGTTTAACAGCTTGCTTTAATTATAATTACTAAAGTTCTGCGGTCTAAAATGTACATTGTTTCCCACAGCAAAAAGACAACAATCTGGTTACAATCACAAATCTTGGGAGTTAATATATCAGGAGTAATTACAGTTGAGGTTGGCGCTGAGGAGGGATTCCACGCCACGAAGCCGAACGGTGGGGGATGGACAGCTCTAATGGAGAAGAGGGAGGTGCATCAAAGGAGAATGGCCACGCAATCTGGAAAAGGAAGCAATCTGCGGAAATCTCCTGCTCTTAATTATTTACCGGTGTAACGTAAAAACAAAccctcaaattaaaaaaaaaaagtaaactgaAGCATGGAAATCGCAGCTCTATTTCCAGCTCAATGTCTACCACGTTTGCTTAATCCACCCCTCGGGCAATGGGACTGGTAATGTTCCGGTATGTCATCCTCTTTGAAGATTGCTTGTTATAGAGTTCACTCGTTTTAAAATCATATCGACATAGCTCAGCTCAAATTATTGATTTATCATTTATTTATgattaaatatttatttcaattagacGTTTCATTCCAGTATCATTATTTGTTTTTCCATTGCCATTCTTTCTTGTAATTTTTTGCCTGACTCACCCTGTGGGCGAGTTGCATGATCCGATTACACACGACCTTCTCACACACCCGTGAATTTCATTTTAATAAAGTCACATCCACCCTTTTCTAATTCGGTACGATTTTGTAATAAAGAATAACAATGCTAAAAATATCTGCTCTGAGTACTCCGAGGCAGGCCAATACAAGAAGACAACTATATGCCGTGGCAGGGACGGAGGGTGGTTCACAGATCCTTCGTTTGAATTAGAAGCAAACAATGGCGGTGCCGGTAAAGGATTTCTCGCGGCTGTATAATACATTTTTTAAGAGATGGAAAGGAATGCGGGAGAACTGGCAAATGCAAGCATGCGCATTCAGAGATAACCCACCCAAAGCTGGTTCATTGTGTTGCAACGGGGCATGGGCGGCGAATTAATAAAAAAGACTCGCCCTTAACCGCATTAAACACTAATGTTCAGACAAAAAGTTAGCCTCAACCCCAAACCTAAAATGTATCTCACCAGAGCTCAAGAATTTGAAAATTACTGCAAgctatgttttatttttttatttttaaacattgtttTAATCCGGTTGTACAAAAGTATGGTTTAAATACGCAAAATACGTGGTTGACACAGGAAACCTCGTCATATTATTCTTTTATCAGAATTTTTCAGTTGTTTCCATACAGTAAGTTACCCACAGAACTATATAGCTTTCATGTCATTGGCTTTATCTAACAGCCTCATTTTGTTAGGAAAGACACACGTCTACCGTGAGCGTTTGTAAAACGAGTAAACGGTACACAAGACGTTACAATTTTATACATCACACATATAGTACAAAGTAGTGCAAAGTAAAATGTAATCTCCACCGGCACAGCCGCCCACAGCCACGTTTTCCATTTCATGAATGAAATATTTATTAAGCACGTCCAACAAAGCCTTCCCTTCTCCCAGAAATACGACgggaaaataaaacagaaaaaaggACATATTAAATGATCAAGTTAAATCGTTGCCTCTATCAGTTTCTACCACAGAGCAGAAAACAACCTTGCAACTTCAGTTAGGCTTGGCTTAACTTCATTAAAGAGGGTTAGTCCTTGTAACTTGATCTGTGCTCAATGTCCCCAGCTACCGAAGCCGATTTCTTGTTTGTAGCGGTTAGTTAAGGTGTTAGCTTTTCTAGTCAGTTTTGACAAGACGGTGTATAATCCATTTAGATGATAATGGAATTGTTTCTGCAAGTCCTCTTCTCCTTCGACCTCTTCCACTCTGATGTCTATGGTGGCGGCTTTATCCTTTTTCCTATCGTCCAGTTGCACCACACCCCACTCTATGTCGTTCTtgatggatttcagcaagacgAAGTAGTTGTACATGTCCCACTTATCAGAGTAATAGTTGGACGCTCCGGTACTTGAAACGCCATTAACTTCGCTCTTGTTCTCGTCTTCAAGAGGGACATCCCGCAAAAGACTCGGCACCATGACCGTCTGGTCCATGTTATTGACCGCAGCTATAAATTTGTTCATGGCGTTGAATAAGGAATGCTTCTGGTTGTAGGTATCCATAATTTGCATCATTTTTCCTCAGTGCCGTTTGCTTTCGCCCTTCGTGTGTGAAATCCTTCAAACTCTTTAGATGCACAACTTCCTCCAGCAGTGCCTTCCTCTTGAGCTGCTCTTTTTGCACTGCAACCAATGCACTTCCTCGGCGGATTTATAAAGGTGTTACTTAGCAGATTTTGCAAAAAGCAAGATGGAACCTGTGGTAAGATGATTTGGACGCCGGGGGCACTCAGCCAATGTAATAAGCGCCTCCCTTCTAGCTTGTGCTAGTGCAACTGCTTTCATGCTCCGGTTTACATGGAGTGACTGCCCGGCCCCGGCCGCAGGCTGCTTCTACCTCGCGCTCCGGGAAACGCCCTGTCTCCTAGCAACACATCTGCCGGCCTCCGTCACCGTATCAGCATCACTCCTCACGGTCCCGGCCAATCGCTTGCCGCCTTCTTTGTGAGGTCAATATGGTAATAAGCCCTGGCCTGCAAAGCAACCAATGGGAGACGGTCACCCGCGTCGCTGGGagacggagctggcggcctctggtCTGACGGACGAGAACAGGTTATGAATGAGACCCAGTCAACAGACGGGATTTATAACGAAATAATCTATCTAATTATAATCTGTGAAGCGTTTTGTTCGTACGCAATTTTTAGGGTTTTTATAAAAAGAAAGAATCCAATGTTATATTTGAGAATTTTGTATGGATTTTTACACATTTAATTTTATTGAGATTGTCAGGCCTTAAAATATCAGGCCTGTAATtagcaatgttaaaaaaaatttgagattaaaaaaatcaagtctgcaatttatccccatcagataaagcataaaaagaagtttaatttgacacctaattcactttcatatcttcagtattaaaaaagttatggccattttcatactttgaaattagcatcttgttccctattgcttttccattgactaaacacaaaagctgtgataacAGTATGCACAGAGCTCCGTGTACTGAAAAACGACCCCGCGAGGagtggggctgctaagaaaatcaaggtcaaaccatcctgaatacgaaTCGACAAGTACCAAGTACTGCTTGCCATGCaa
The Amblyraja radiata isolate CabotCenter1 chromosome 14, sAmbRad1.1.pri, whole genome shotgun sequence DNA segment above includes these coding regions:
- the mid1ip1 gene encoding mid1-interacting protein 1 gives rise to the protein MMQIMDTYNQKHSLFNAMNKFIAAVNNMDQTVMVPSLLRDVPLEDENKSEVNGVSSTGASNYYSDKWDMYNYFVLLKSIKNDIEWGVVQLDDRKKDKAATIDIRVEEVEGEEDLQKQFHYHLNGLYTVLSKLTRKANTLTNRYKQEIGFGSWGH